AGATCACCGTCCTCGAGATCGGTACCTACCGCGACGGCGTCCACCGCGGGCGCTCACTGACCGACCGTCAGCGGGAGGTCCTCGCCGTCGCCCACGAACTGGGCTACTACGAGCAGCCGAGCGAGACGAGCCACGAGGAGATCGCCGACGTCCTCGACTGTGCCCCCAGCACGGTCGGCGAACACCTGCGGAAGGCCGAGAAACGGCTGGTGAGCGACGTGTTCGACTGATCGCTCGGGGTCGTCGAGTGACCCGCTTACGAGGACCGCTCCACGGCCAGTTCGGTTTTCACCGGAACCTCGTTCGCGACGATATCGATCAGCGGGGAGGTCGCCTCGACCCGTTCTTTGAGTTCGTCGAGTTGGTCCTCGGAGGCGTCCGTCTCGAGGTGCGTGGTGCACGTCACCTCGTTGTAGCCGGGGCGGGTGTCCTCGTCGATTCCGAGGAAGCCCCGGAGATCGACGTCGCCTTCCAGTTCGAACCGGAGGTCGTCGAGCTCGATGTCCATCGCCGCGGCGTGTGCCGCGTAACCGACGCTCAGACACGATCCGAGCGCCGCGAGCAGCAGTTCGACGGCGTTCGGTGCGGTTCGCTCGCCGAGGATCTGCTCCGGTTCGTCGCCCTCGACGCGGAACTCCTCCGTTCGAATTCGCTCCCCGGCCTGGTCGAACTCGTCGATCGAGGTTACGCACTTCAGCCCGTCGGTCCACTCGGTTTCGGCGAAAAACCGGAACTGACCGACGTCCGGGTTCTCCGTGATCGCGTCGATCGCGTCGCCCAGCTGCTGTACGTCTACGCCGTTTTTCACTGACATGATAGGTTCCTCCGGCGAACGTCGGACGAACGCACACTCGGCGTCCGCTCTGGGGTTCGCCAGCCCGTCAGTCGGTACGTCCGCCAAAGCCATGGATGCAACCAGTGACGGGTGCTCGGTGACTGAACGAGTTGCAGGTGGTGAACGCTCCTCGATCGGCTCGCATCCTACGTCCGCGACCAGGCGAGATTCATCTCGAGGTCCTCACGCAACAGCTCCGCGACGTGGCAGGTCCGCTCGCCGCCGGCGACGATCCGCTCGAGCGCGTCGTCGTCGACGTCGTCTTCGACGTCGAGACGGACGTCGATCGTGATCGCCTCGACGGACTCGTTTCCGTCTGCGGGCGCCCCGACGACTCCGACGTCGATCCCGCTGAAGTCGACGTCGCGCATGTCCGCCTGAATGCCGATGCTGGCGGCGAGGCAGGCCGAGAGGGCGCCGAGGAAGTAGTCCACGGGCGTCGGCGCGCGGCCGCCGCCCCACTCGGGCGTGACGTCGAAGGGCCACTCGGCGCTCCCGGCGGCGACGCTCCCCGAGAGGTCCGGCCGGACGTGCGCCGTCACGTCGCGCTCCGGGAGTTCTGCGACGGCCGCAGCGGCTCCATCGTCGCGCCAGTGCACGTCGGACGGGACGTCCGCGGGCGTCACGCCCTCGAGCAGCGGCCAGGGTTCCTCGAGGTGGCCGACGAGCGTCTCGAGGAAGCGTGCGGCGTCGGCGCCGTCGACGAGCCGGTGGTCGAACGAGAGGGAAAGCGGGAGCGTCCGCCGAACGACGACCTCGCCGTTCCGGGCGACGGGCCGTTCGTCGAGGGCGTTGACGCCCAGAATGGCGACCTGGGGCGGGTTGATCACGGGGTCGAACGACTCGACGCCGAGCAGGCCGAGGTTCGAGATCGTGAACGTCCCGCCACGCAGGTCGTCCATCGTGTACTGCCCCGAGAGCGCCCGGTCGGTCATCGTCGCGCGCTTTCTCGCCAGTTCGTCGATCTCGAGGTCGTCGACGCCGCGGATCACCGGCGCGAGGAGCCCGTCCTCGACGTCGACGGCGACACAGAGGTTGTGCTCGCCGTGGAGGCGGTGGACGTCCTCCTCGAACGTCGCGTTGAACGCGGGATGGTCCTCGAGCGCCGCCGAGATGGCGGCCAGCAGCACGTCGGTGACCGTGACCGACTCGTCGTGGACGGCGGCCGCGGCCTTCGCGGCGGCCCGCAGCGCCTCGGCGTCCGCCACCCGGTGTTCGGTGACGTGGACCGCCTCGCGATAGCTCTGGCCCAGCCGAGAGGCGATCGTCCGTCGCATGCCGTCGAGGGGGCGTTCCTCGATGCCCTCGATTCTGTCCTCGGCCGCGGCCTCGACGTCCGCTTCCGTGATCGACCCCTTTGGTCCCGTCCCGTCGACCGACGCGAGGTCGACACCGAGCTCGTCGGCGCGCTTGCGGGCTCGCGGTGACGCCTTCACGTCTTCGATCGTCTCACCCTCTGTCTCGGCCGCGGCCTCGACGTCTTCCTCCGTGATCGATCCCTGCGGCCCCGTTCCGTCGACCGACGCGAGGTCGACGCCGAGTTCGTCGGCACGTTTGCGGGCTCGCGGTGACGCCTTCACGTCTTCGCTCGAGGCCGCCGCCTCCGTCGTCGCCTCGGCGTCCGGCGTCGGAGCTTCGACGCCTGCAGCTGCCTCGGTCGCCGCCTCAGCGTCCGGCACCTCGCCCTCGAGCGACGCCTCGAGATCGGAAATGTCTGCGTCCGCCTCGGCGACGATCCCCATCGGCGCGCCCGGCTCGGCGGACTCGCCCTCCTCGAGAAGCCGGCGTCGCAACACCCCGTTCTCCCGGGCTTCCACCTTTCCGGTGGTCTTCTCGGATTCGATCTCCGCGATCACGTCGCCCGCCTCGACCGCCTCGCCCTCCTCGACGAACCAGGCCGTGACCGTCCCCGAATCCATCTCGAGCCCGAGTTTGGGGATCTTGACTACGTATCCCATGTGTGGATACGACACGGCAGAGTCGTATAAAGGCGCTGAGCGGCGTGAGCCCTCGACGAGGGGTGAGGAGAGCATTATGCGTGTCGGTGGCGAAGGCTAGCGCTATGGCCGACGATGCCGACGGCCCGGTCTACTACGTGATCAGCGACCTCCACATCGGCGGCGACGACCAACTCGGCGACGTCGGCTTCCTCGAGGAGCTACTCGCGTTTCTCGAGCGTCTCGAGTCGATCGACGAGGACGCGGAGTTGATCGTCAACGGCGACGCGTTCGGACTGTGGGAGTTCACCGAACTCGAGGGACTGGCGAAGTTCGACGCCTTGCTCGAGCGCTATCCCGACCTGTTCGAGCAGTTGCGCGCGACTGGCGAGTCGCTGCCGATCACCCTCCTGCCGGGTAACCACGACCACGAGCTCGCCGCGTACGAGGAGTACGTCGATCGGTTAGCCGAGTACAACGTCGACCTCGTCCAGGCCGAATCGATCACGCGCCCGGTCGGTGACCGAACGATCTGGTTCGAACACGGCCACCAGCGAGATTCTAACAACCGGTTCGAGGACTTCGGCAACCCGTACGAGACGCCGATGGGGTACTTCTACAACACCCAGGTGACGAGCCGGGCGGGGAAGCTGTCCGATCGGGGGCGGTACAACTGGTTGAAGGACGTCCAGGCGATCACGCCGACCGAACGGGTGCCTCGCTGGCTCCTCTCGAAGTACTTCTACCGCGAGATGAACCCCGTCTTGCGGTATGCATCGATCCCGTTTTTGCTCCTCCTCAACGTCAGCCTCGTCCTCGCCGTGCTGGCGGGGCTCGACGTGGCCGGCGTCTGGACCATGCCGGTCGACGTGGTGGACGCGCTCCTCGATCGACTGGGTCTGGTCGGCGAGGCCGTCCATTTCCTTCTCGTCGTCAACGCGGCGGTCGCCGGCCTGCTGATCCTCGTGGGAATCCCGACCTCCCTCATCGTCCGCGACGTCGGCGAGACCGTCGACCGGTTCGGCATTCGAGAGACCGATCTCACGGTCGACCCCGACGAACCGTACGTGGAGGCCGCCCGCGAGGTGTTCGCCGACCGGCCGGAGACGGCGATTTTCTGCTACGGCCACACCCACCGACCGGGGGTGACGGCGGTCGAGGACAGGTTGCTCGTCAACACCGGGACGTGGCTGAAACGGCTCCATCGACGGAACGTCGTCACTGGCGTGCTCCCGGCCGTCTTCTACCCGTCGTACCAGCTGTGCGTCGTCCGTATCGCTCCAGATCCGGACGGCGTGGCGGTCGAGTTCGAGGCAATCGAAAAATCGAGCCCGACGGCGGCAGAGCTCACGCGCACCGAGCGCCTCCTCACGCTCGGTCGAGAGCCGAATCCGGAACTTCCGGACCGAAGGGTCGTCCCACGACGGGTTCGGGAAGCGACGCCGGAGACGAGCGACTGAGCGCGGACGAT
This portion of the Natronobeatus ordinarius genome encodes:
- a CDS encoding metallophosphoesterase, encoding MADDADGPVYYVISDLHIGGDDQLGDVGFLEELLAFLERLESIDEDAELIVNGDAFGLWEFTELEGLAKFDALLERYPDLFEQLRATGESLPITLLPGNHDHELAAYEEYVDRLAEYNVDLVQAESITRPVGDRTIWFEHGHQRDSNNRFEDFGNPYETPMGYFYNTQVTSRAGKLSDRGRYNWLKDVQAITPTERVPRWLLSKYFYREMNPVLRYASIPFLLLLNVSLVLAVLAGLDVAGVWTMPVDVVDALLDRLGLVGEAVHFLLVVNAAVAGLLILVGIPTSLIVRDVGETVDRFGIRETDLTVDPDEPYVEAAREVFADRPETAIFCYGHTHRPGVTAVEDRLLVNTGTWLKRLHRRNVVTGVLPAVFYPSYQLCVVRIAPDPDGVAVEFEAIEKSSPTAAELTRTERLLTLGREPNPELPDRRVVPRRVREATPETSD
- a CDS encoding OsmC family protein; the encoded protein is MSVKNGVDVQQLGDAIDAITENPDVGQFRFFAETEWTDGLKCVTSIDEFDQAGERIRTEEFRVEGDEPEQILGERTAPNAVELLLAALGSCLSVGYAAHAAAMDIELDDLRFELEGDVDLRGFLGIDEDTRPGYNEVTCTTHLETDASEDQLDELKERVEATSPLIDIVANEVPVKTELAVERSS
- a CDS encoding 2-oxo acid dehydrogenase subunit E2, whose translation is MGYVVKIPKLGLEMDSGTVTAWFVEEGEAVEAGDVIAEIESEKTTGKVEARENGVLRRRLLEEGESAEPGAPMGIVAEADADISDLEASLEGEVPDAEAATEAAAGVEAPTPDAEATTEAAASSEDVKASPRARKRADELGVDLASVDGTGPQGSITEEDVEAAAETEGETIEDVKASPRARKRADELGVDLASVDGTGPKGSITEADVEAAAEDRIEGIEERPLDGMRRTIASRLGQSYREAVHVTEHRVADAEALRAAAKAAAAVHDESVTVTDVLLAAISAALEDHPAFNATFEEDVHRLHGEHNLCVAVDVEDGLLAPVIRGVDDLEIDELARKRATMTDRALSGQYTMDDLRGGTFTISNLGLLGVESFDPVINPPQVAILGVNALDERPVARNGEVVVRRTLPLSLSFDHRLVDGADAARFLETLVGHLEEPWPLLEGVTPADVPSDVHWRDDGAAAAVAELPERDVTAHVRPDLSGSVAAGSAEWPFDVTPEWGGGRAPTPVDYFLGALSACLAASIGIQADMRDVDFSGIDVGVVGAPADGNESVEAITIDVRLDVEDDVDDDALERIVAGGERTCHVAELLREDLEMNLAWSRT